Proteins from a single region of bacterium:
- the nikR gene encoding nickel-responsive transcriptional regulator NikR, translating to MTEHDLQRFGVSIGANLLEKFDDLILKKGYTNRSEAIRDLIRNKLVEAEWESSTDARASIGTITIVYDHNTREIGDRLTDIAHEHHDLIISSMHVHLTHNSCLEVMLVKGCGKEIRAFSDRIISVRGVKHGKLVITGLVEDNSH from the coding sequence ATGACCGAGCATGATCTTCAGAGGTTCGGTGTATCGATCGGCGCCAACCTCCTTGAAAAGTTCGATGATCTTATCCTGAAAAAAGGATACACCAACCGTTCGGAAGCGATTCGGGACCTGATTCGAAACAAACTTGTCGAGGCGGAATGGGAAAGTTCAACGGACGCCCGTGCTTCCATAGGCACCATCACCATCGTATACGATCACAACACCCGTGAAATCGGCGACCGTCTCACCGACATAGCCCATGAACACCATGACCTGATCATTTCGAGCATGCATGTTCATCTTACCCACAATTCATGCCTGGAGGTCATGCTCGTAAAGGGATGCGGCAAGGAAATACGGGCTTTTTCCGACCGGATTATCAGCGTTCGGGGTGTCAAACACGGCAAACTCGTCATTACCGGGCTTGTGGAAGACAATTCACATTAA